CACTTCAACTCGCCTTCCGGCGTGATGGCATAGAACTGTCCAGCGCTTGTCGTGCCGTAGTAAATGTCGCCTGTCACGGGATTCACGGTGAGCATGTTGTAGCTTCCTGATTTGGAGGTTGGTAGGTAACGCCACTTCTCATTGCCTGTCACGACGTCGAAGGCGTAGAGGGCGGAGACTTTGTTGAAGGTGATGATGTAGACGGTCTTTCCGTCGGGCGAGAACACCGGACAAGTGCCTTTGAATCCGTTGTAGTTCGAGCCGTCCTGCGCCCAGTCGGTGCTGTAGATGACGTATTCGCGGATTTCGACCTCGAGGGTCCACGAGCGGGCGTTGCCGTCGATCGTGGCGTTCAGCTTCACGGTCTGTGTGCCGACCGTGCCCAGTCCGTATTTCACGACGGTTCCCTCCTTCACGACGTCGCCCGGGAAGGTCCACTTCACGTCGGTGGCCGTCGGGTAGTCTTCGGTGTTGAACGAGAACGTGATCGGCTGGTTCTTGGCCGCCTTGTCGCGGTCGAGGATGTAGGGGATCGCCAGGGTCGGCATCGCTTTCGCGGTGGCCGGTTCCGAGGCGCCCTTTTCGTAGTTGGCCGTCAGCGAGAAGTAATAGTTCTTGTCGTTGATCAGCTTGTCAAGCGTCACGCTCGTCGCGTCCTTGTCGAGCGTCTGTTGCTCGACGTTGTCGGGTGTGTCCTCGTTGTAGTAGGAGAGCGTGTAGGAGAGCACCGTCGTCGCGGGCTTGGTCCACGCGAGGCTCACGAACGAGTCGCCCGCATCGACCGTGAGGTCGGTGACCGGGAACCGCGTCGTGGCGGGTCTGCCGACGGCGGCGACGTAGTTCGAGACGAGTTTTCCGTAGACCGCCTGCACGTAGAAGGTGTACTGCGTGTCGTTGACGAGTCCGCCGACCGTGCAGTTCATCTCGCCGCCCGTGCGCAGGGTGACCGTTTCCGAATCGGCATCGGTGTAGTAGACGATGAAGTCCGTCGGGTTCCAGCCTTCGGGCAGGCTCCAGGAGAGCAGTACCTCCTCGTCGCCCGGCGTGGCGGTGAGATCGGTGACCTGGTGGCGGGCCGCTCCGGCTTCGGGGATATCCTCACTCCAGCATGCGGTGAGGCCCGCGGCGATGAACGATATCAGCAAAAGGTTGATTATCTTTTTCATGCTTGTTCTGACTTAAGTGGTTGGTTAATTGAAACCGGGATTCTGCCAGAGAATCGACGGGTTGTTCACGATTTCGATCTGGTTTTGCGGGATCGGGAAGATCAGGTTGTGCGAATCGAGTGAGTAGCCCATTTCGCGGAAATAGTCGACGGCCAGCCCCAGCCGCACGAGGTCGAACCAGCGGTGGCCTTCGAGGGCGAACTCACGGCCCCGTTCAGCGGCCAGCTCGCGGCGGAACTCCGCTAGGCTTTTGACCTCGTCGGTCGTCAGTTCGTCGAGCCCGGCCCGCGTGCGGGTCTTATTGAGCCATTCCAGCGCGTCGCCCAGGCTGCCTCCCGATTCGGCCAGCGCCTCGGCGTACATCAGCACCACGTCGGCATAGCGCAGGTGCGGGAAATCGTTGCCCACCTGCGTTGTGTAGGTTGCGTCGTAGGTGTCGTACCATTTGGTCATGGCGAAGAGATTGTCTTTAATCTTGGTGTAGGAGCTGATCAGCGGTAGACGGTTGTCCTTCTCGCTGTCGTAGATCGCCTTGAAGGTTGGTGTGGGGTTGTTGATGTCTGCCAACACATCTGTGTTGGCGCTGTACCAGTAACCGTGGCCGTTGTCGTTGGTCTTGTTGTAGTAGAGCGCGAAGATGATCTCCCGGTTCATTTTGTTACCCACGTCGAAAACCTTTTTCGTCGTCGATTCCAGTCCGTAGGAGGTGTTCTTCATCGCCTCTTCGAGGGCCGTCTTGGCCTCGGCGGGCTTGCCGAACGTGAGGTAGACCTTCGCCAGCAGCGTGTAGGCCGCGATGTTCGCCACACGGGCCTTTTCCGGACCCGGTGTCGGCGGCAACAGCCGGGCCGCCTCGGCAAGGTCTTCGGTCAGCAGCGTGTACATCTCCTCCTCTGTGCAGCGGGGGATGAGTTTGGCAGCTGCTGGGGTTACCACGGTGCGGGTGATGGGCACCACGCCGAAGACGCGGTAGAGGTTGAAATACCACCACGACCGCAGGAACAGACATTCGCCGCGATATTTGTCGTAGTTGGCGATCTTGGCTCCGGTCATGTGGTCGAGTACGTCGTTGCAGCGATAGATGCCGTTGTACCAGGCATTCCAGATGTCGTTCAGGATGCCGTTGTTAGCTGTCTCAGCGAAATGGTCGATGTCGTAGCGGTTCTGCGTCGATACAGCCATCGATTCAAGGACGTTTTCGTCTCCGCGGTAGCCGATCTCCGTGAGGTGGAAGCTCATCTGGGTTTTGAGTTTGGCATAGCACGCCACGACTCCTTGGTTGAAGTCGTCGTCGGTCTTGTAGAAGTTGCCTTCGGTGATGTTGTTGCTCGGGTACTGTTCGAAGAAACTTTCGCCGCACGAGCCCAGACCCAGTACGAGGAGTCCCAGCGCAAGGAAATATTTCGGTTTCATAGTCATCGTCATTTTTGATTACAGGTTAAAGTTCACACCGACGCTGAACGTGCGCGACAGCGGATAGGAGCAGTAGTCCTCGCCCGGACGCAGGGCGTCCGTCGAGCGTTTGTTGACCTCGGGGTTGTAGCCCGAATAGTCGGTCCACGTGAAGAGGTTCGTGCCCTGCACGTAGATGCGCAGCTTCGAGATGCCGGCCTTGCGGGTCCAGCGGTCGGGGAAGGTGTATCCCAGCGAAAGGTTTTGCAGGCGCAGGTAGGAGCCGTCTTCGAGGTGGAACGTCGAGGTACAGGCGCCGTTGTTGCCGCTCGATTTGCGGGTCGCGCGGTTCAGTTCGCCGTAGGGATAGCGTTGCAGCGACTCCTTCATCATGTTCGACGAAGCCTCCATGTTGAGCAGGTAGCGGCGTTCGAGGTTCAGGATTTCGTTGCCGTAGACGCCCTGGAAGTTGGCCGCCAGGTCGAAGCCCTTGTACGAGAGGTTAACCGAGAAGCCGTAGTAGAAATCGGGCATGTAGTTGCCTACGATCACGCGGTCGGCGTCCTTTTCGAGAATGCCGTTGCCGTTGGCGTCGACGAAGCGGAAGTCGCCGATCGTCGTGGTGTCGAAATGGGGATAGGAGTCCAGCTCCTCCTGGTTGTGGAAGATGCCGTCCTGCACAAGCAGGTAGTAACAGCCGACGGGCTGGCCTACGCGCGTGAGGTAGTAACCGCCGGCGTAGGAGGATTCTTTGATGATGTCGGCGTTCTCATCGCCGAGGCTCAGCACCTTGTTGCGGTTGAGCGACCAGTTGGCGGCAAAGGCGTAGGAAAAGTCGCCGAAGCTGCGCCGCGAGGTGAGCGCCAGCTCGATACCTTTATTCTGCATTGAACCGATGTTGACGTTCGACGAGGTGAGGCCCGATACTGATGAGACGGGAACGTCGAACAGCATGTCGGTCGTCTTCGAATAGTAGTAGTCGGCGGTGAATCCGAGGGTGCCGCGCCACAGGCTGACATCCAGACCAACGTTGTACTGCGTGTTCTTCTCCCAGCCCAGGTCGTTGTTAGCGATCTGCGTGGGATAGACCTGCGAAGTGAGTCCGTTGCCGAGATCGATGTTCGTCGAGCCGTAGAGCGCCAGGTATTCAGAATTGCCGATTTGAGCGTTACCGGTCTGTCCCACGCTGGCGCGGATTTTCAGGTCGTCGACCCATTTCACATCGCGCAGGAAGCTCTCGTCGCTCATGCGCCATCCCACGGAGGCCGCCGGGAAATAACCCCACCGGGTGTTGGGGGCGAAGCGCGACGAACCGTCGCCGCGGATCGAGGCCGAAACCATGTAACGGCCCTTGTAGGAGTACTGCGCACGCACGAGCCACGAGGCGAAGGTGTAGGCGTACTTGTTGTTGTAGGTCTCCGTCAGGTCGATGGTCTTGCCCTTCGTGGTGCGGATCTTGTCGTCGCCGGCCGTGCCGGTGCCCACGATCTGCGAGGTCTGGATGCCCTGCTTCTCGGCTTCGTAGACCGCCACGGCGTTGACCGAATGATCGCCGAAGGTGCGGTTGAAGGAAAGTTGGTTGGAGATCGTCCAGTGGAAATAGGAGTTCATGTTGTTCTGCGCTTTGGGGGCTGACAGATCGTCGTAATATTTATGGCCGCGCAGGGGGATGTACGAGGGGCGGTAGTAGTTGCGGATGTAGGAGTAGTAGTCGCCGCCGGCCGTGAATTTGTATTCCAGCCCTTTGATGAACTCATAGGAGACGTAGGCGTTGCCCAGAATGTTGATCTTCTCGCGCACGTCGTCGATTTCGAGCGCCAGCGCCACGGGGTTGAGCACCTCGTTGGTCTGGGTGTCCCAGCTGTTGACGCGCAGGAATCCGTTCATGTCCCAGTTGTAGGAGCCATCGGTGTTGTAGACCGGGAAGACCGGAGGCGCCATCAGTGCCGAGGCGATTACACCATCGTCGCCGTACTGCGTGTCAGAGGAGATGTAGTTGGTCTTCGAGTAGGAGGGCGAGAAGCTGACGCCGTATTTCAGCCGGTTGCGCTTGCCGTCGATGTTGGCCCGCAGGCTGTAACGTTCGAAATCCGACCCGATGATCGTTCCCTCGCGGTAGAGGTAGTTGGCGCCGATGTAGTAACCCAGCGTCTTGGTGCGGCCCGAGACCGATACAGAGTGCTTGGTCGAATAGGCCGTGCGGAAGATGGCGTCCTGCCAGTCGGTGTCGGTCATCGTGCCGGTCTTGTCCTGCAGGTAGGCCGTGATGAGCGGGTCAACGCGGTGGTAGGTCTGGGGACGGTCCTCGTAGGGGTCGTCAATCGAACCCGTCGGAACGTTGAACAGGTAGGCGCCGTCGCGGGCCTCTTTGAAGATTTTGGCGAATTCATAGGCATTGAGCATGTCGATCGTCTTCGAGACGCTCGAGACGCTGAACTGGCCGTCATAGCTCACGACGGGGCGTTCGCCCTCGCCGCGTTTGGTCGTGATGAGGATGACGCCGCACGAGCCGCGCGAACCGTAGATCGCCGCCGCCGAGGCATCTTTGAGCACTTCGAGGCTCTCGATGTCGCTGCTTTCGAGGTTCGAGAAGGCCCGGGCGTCGCACGGAACGCCGTCGATGACGTAGAGCGGGTCGTTGCCCGACGTGGCCGACTGGATGCCGCGGATGCGGATCGAAACGTTGCCGTCGGGCTGGCCGCCCAGGGTGAGCACCTGCACGCCCGGCATCTTGGCGGCCATGGCGTCGCGGAAATCGGCCGTCGGCATGGCGGCGAAGTCTTCGGCCTTGATGGACGAGATGGCCGTCGTCACGTCGCGCTTGTTCTGCACGCCGTAGCCTACGACCACCACGTTGTCCATGGCGATCGCCTCGCTTTTCAGCGTAACGTCGGCCTGCGTCTGGCCCTCGGAGAGCGCCACCTCGACCTTGTTGTAGCCGATGAGCGAGTAGACCAGCACGGCGTCGGCCTGCCGGATGTCGATGGCGTATTCGCCCGTGGCGTTGGTCGCCGTGCCGACCGTGGTGCCTTTCAGGATGACGGTGGCGCCGATCACCGGCGCGCCGCTTTCGTCGGTCACGCGGCCCTTCACGGTGCGTCCGGCGTCAGCGGCCGGGCGGGTCTGCGATTCCCCCCCCCGTTTGGCTGTGAGGACGATTTTCAGCCCCTTAACTTCCATATTCACATTGGGAAGCACCTCGGCGATGATCGAGGCGATGCTGCGGTTGACGGCCTTCACCGACACCCGTTTGTCGGGGTTGATGTCGGCGTCGATGTAGGCGAACGTGTACTGGCTGTTGGCTTCGATGCGCTGCAACAGCTCTTTGATGGTAACGTTCTTCGCATCGACGGTGACGGTCGGGACCTGGGCCGAAGCCGTGGCGGCCGACACCGCGCAGAGGAGGACCGCCAGGAACAGATGCCGGCAGATCCTTTTCAAAACGTTGAGTTCATTCATGATAGTTTCGGTTTGTGTTTGATTCGATTTTTCAAATGAAAGGGTATGCCGGAGCCTCTTGTTGCGGGAGGTTTCGGGACAGACCGTCTATGTTACAGGGTTTATCTCTGGGTGATCAGGACGCGGTTGCCGTCTATGCGGTAGCGGATCGACATCAGCGAGGACATTACCTCCATGAGGTCTTCCAGCGGTTCGTGGCAAACGACCAGCGACAGTCGTTTTTCAGGCGAGATGTTCGAAGAGAGGGAGATTTCGATATTGTACCTCCGTTCGAGGTTGATGATAATGTCTTTCAGCGGCGTGTTGTCGAAGATCAGACGCGACGAGAACCACTGGCTGTAATTCCGCGCGTCGACCTTTTCGACGCAGGCGCGTTTCGAAAGCCGGTCGAGCGAGAACCGCTCGTCGGGACGCAGCGTCACGGGGCTTCGGAGATGCTCCCCGGAGATCTTCACCGAGCCGGTTTTGAGCACTATCTCCTCGCTCGATCCGAACGCGTAGTTCATGGCGTCGAACGAGGTGCCCAGCACCTCGACCTGCAAATCGTTCATGCTGACGCGGAACGGCCGCAGCGTGTCTTTCCGGACTTCGAAGAACGCTTCGCCCGTCAGGGCCACGTCGCGGGTCCTGCCCGAGAATTCCGCGTTGTACTTCAACCGGCTTTCGCCGTTGAGCCACACCTTCGTCCCGTCGGGCAGGGTGAACTCCCCGACATGTCCCTTGGCAGTCAGCAGCGTGACCTCCTTTTCGGGTGCGAGTGTCTGCGTGGCGGCGAAATAGCCTCCGAGGAATACCAGCACGACGGCGGCGGCCATGCCTGCATAGCGCAGGACGCGGCGTGGAAGCGTGCGGACCCGGCTTGCGCGGAGCGATGCCCGGAGCCGTTCGAGTCCCCTGCGGTCCTCCTCCTCCGAGGCGGGCGCCGCATGGTTTTCCCAGATGTCCCACAGGATTTCGTCGATCCCGGAGTCGTGCTCCCGGGCCAGCATCCAGCGCTCGAACTGCTGCCGTATCTCTTCCGGGGTTTCCGGATGACGGAATATGTGGTCGATGATTCGCTTGCGTTCCGTTTTGCTCATCGTGTGCCGGTTTTAGAGGGGCTGCGGTTTATTGCGCTTTCTGCGTCAGGGTGTAGGTTTCCGAATAGGTCCCGGCCTCGAAGACGACCCGGCCGGTGCGCAGTGCGCCCGTGTCGTTGGCCCCGAAGCTGAGGTGAACGGCGAAAATGCCCTTTTCGCCTCCCGAAAGGGGTTCGATCGTGATCCAGTCGTCGCCGGTGGCCTTCCAACCGCAGGTGGTGTAGATCGTCACGGACTGTGTGCCGGCAGCGGCCTCTACGGTTCCCGACGTGCTGTGCATGTAAAGGCTGTCGGGGGCCGCCGGATCGTCGTCCTTGCAACTGCCCGCCAGACATGCACACAGCAGGACCGCAATGAATAGTAGCTGTTTTTTCATGTTGAGTTTTTCAGGTTAAATAGTTGTTTTCGGAGCCGGTTCCATAAATAAGACAACTTGCCGGCGGCGATGGCCAGTCAGTTCGTACAATTTTTTTTATATTTCCGCCGTTCCGTTAAAAAATCGTGAAAAAAGGAGAAAAGATTTTTAATTTATTCGCTTAAAATCTATATTTGCACCGACCGACTATGGATTGCGACGAACATATTATCCTGAAAAAACTCCGTGACGGGGATTCCGAAGCATTGGATATCCTTTACCTGCGCTATGCCTCCAAGGTCCGTGATTTCGCCTTCCGGCTGCTCAAAGACCGGACCGACGCCGAAGATGTCACGCACGATATTTTCCTGAAAATCTGGGAACAGCGCCGGGGACTCGGGGCCGTCCTTTCGTTTCGGGGCTATCTGTTCCGCATGACGCGCAATGCCATCTTCAATGCCTACAAGCACCGGCAGGTAGAGTCCAAATATCAGGCGGAAACCGGAGCTGCGGAGAGTCCCGCCGCGCCCCAGGCCGACGAAAGCGTGTCGACGGACGACCTGTTGGAGATGATCGACCTGGCGGTCCGCAACATGCCCGAGCAGCGTCGGCGGGTTTTCTGCATGAGCCGTTACGAGAACATGTCCTACAACGATATCGCCGAGGCGCTCAACATCAGCCCCAAGACCGTGCAGTACCACATCTCGGGAGCGCTGGCCGAATTGCGCAAACTGCTCTCGGCGATGGCGTTTTTCATATAGCCTGCAAAAACGAAAAGGGCGGACCACAAGAGGCGGGATTATAATGATGTAACTACTTGATTTATCGGGTAGTTACATTTTTGTATAGGAGAGTAGGTAACGAGAAAGCAACGGTTTGTTTTCAGCGTCTTGCGCTCAAATACCGCATTTCAAATAACCTATTGCAAGGTATGAAAAAATTTCGGGATAGGCAAATTACAAATTTGCTATTATGTCTCATGATTTCTGAAATGCATTGCCTTGAATTGAAAAATAGTCCTTATAGTGATTGAGGTTGTTAATCATAACGTTGAATATCCAGGCGAATTTCTGCAAACATTGCCAGAATAGGTTGTTAACTGTCGAGACATCATCCAACCTCGAGTCCCTACATCGAAGCAGTTATTTTCATGAGGTATGTGGAAGTAAATTGCTCTGCTAAATAAACCTGAGATTTCGGTGATTTGATATTTTTACTGCATCTATGTCCTGATGGCTGGTTCTCAACCAAACCCTTTTTATTTCCAATTCTGGAAATGTGACGGCGGTTCGAAGCAACAATCCCATTTTCGAAGGCTTTTTACAGATCTCGCACGGATACTTATCAGACGAATTCTCTTTTTGTCAGCCTATGAAGTGTACGCGCCGGCTTAAATTTTCTGGGCGCAGCAAAACTGAATATAGTTGACATGGTATTTGTATGTCGTATAAGCTTGTTTGTGTTCTGAGGGGACAAGGGACACGGCCGCGAAAAACGCGGAAAAAGGATAAAAACTATTTTTTCAAAAGGATCGGATATTCTGTAACATCTCTATTCATTTTTTGAGTTTTCAATATTGAGTATTGATTTATTTCATATAATCGTATTTTGAAAATTCGCAGGAAGTTCCTGGATCTTCTGAAACTTGGATACAACGAGCCCCGGAGATATTTGCTCCGGGGCTCGTTGGCAGTCTTGTATGTCATTCCCAATACTGCATCATACGAGTCTGACATATACATACAGTTGAAAGATCATGTGTGCTGTTCAAACTCTTATATCGGTTCAAAGAGAATGGTTAAAATGAAACAATGTCGTAGAATGGCAAGTCATTTCATGCGCAACACGGTAGCGGACACCGGTTCCGCCTTGACGGATGCCAGATCTTTGCGAACCGTATAGCGTGCCGGCACTCCGCTGCCATAGACGATGTCTGCGACGGCGCCTTCTTCGGGGAATTGTGCCGTAGCACGTTGTGCCGAAGGATTGAGCACTACGATATATTTCTCCCCTGCATATTCGCGGGCATAAACCATCGGATAGGGATGATTAGGGTCACTGACATAGCGCCAGTCGCCCGAAGTCCCCAAAGCCGGGGTCGCAGCGCGCAGGGCCAGCAGGCCGCGCGCGTAGGAGAGCAGCGAGTGCGGATCGTCGGTCTGTGCCGCTACGGTCGGCCGCGCCGGATCGGGATCGACCGGCAGGAAGATATTCGTGGCGTCGGCCGTTGAAAATCCGGCATTGGGGGTCGTATCCCACTGCATCGGCGTGCGACAACTGCTGCGATTGCGTCTCGCGAAACTTCCCTCCTTGATGGGAGCGTCCTCTATGTTGCGCATGCCGATCTCCTCGCCGTAATAGACGGTCGGTATCCACGGCATGAGCAGGAAGAAGGTCATCGTGACTTTCAGTTCTTCAGGCGTATTGCGCTGATTGCGGTTCAGACGCCAGATATCGTGGCTGCATGTGGGCATCGAGAGATAACCTTGTTCGCGTGTGGCATGCCGCTCTTTCGTATAACGATCGACGAAACTGCGGATTTGCCCTTCGCCTGCGCGGTCGAAATAACAAACGGTCGGTCGATTTTTGTCGTCGGTATTGCAGACCAGCGGGCTGTACATGTCGTAACCTGCGCCGTTGTGGATAATCAGGTCGACATGGAAACCCGCGGGGATGGCTTCGCCGGGCTGGCTCCATTCCGATATGAGGATGCACTCGGGATAGCGGGCGTCGATCCATTCGCGCATTTCGTGCCACAGGCGGACGGTGGCCGTGTGGTTCCGGTCGTCATTTTTCACCAGGCTCATCGCCATGTCGCAGCGGAATCCATCCACGCCCTTGTCCATCCAGAAAGCCATGATGTTCCTGATCTCCTGCCGTACGGCCCTCGGTCCGGGATCGTCATATCCCTGCTGCCAGGGTTCGTCGGGATCGGGATGGGCGTAACCGTAGTTGAGAGCGGGTTGGACTTCAAAATAGTTCTTCAGGAAATTGCCGTTGCGGGGTGCATCGCTCTTCACGAACTTCTTGGTCGGGAGGCTCGATTTCGAATCGCTCCAGATGTAGTAATCGCTGTATTGCAGATTCGTGTCGGCGCTGCGTGACTGGCGGAACCACGGGTGTTTATCCGACGTATGTCCGGCCACGAGGTCGAGGCAGATGCGGATTCCCTTTGCATGTGCATCGCGAATCAGCTCGACCAATTGCGTGTTGGTTCCGAAACGCGGGTCCACTTTGTAGTAGTCGGTGATGTCGTAACCGCCGTCTTCAAACGGACTTTCGAAAACAGGACTCAGCCAGATGGTGTTGAATCCGCAGGCTTTCACGTAATCGAGCCGGCTGCGGATGCCTTCGAGGTCGCCGATGCCGTCGCCGTCGCTATCTTGAAAACTCGAGGGGTAGATGTGGTAGATCACGGCGTTTTTGAGCCATTCGGGCCCGCGCTGGGCGTATGCCGCCGTAGCACAGAGCAAGGTGATGACGAAAAATGGGAATAGTGATTTTTTCATGTCGGAGGAAATAGTTTGGTTTACGATTTATGTGACGTATGCCGTGCCGTTTTCATTCAGTTTGGCTGCCGGTTGTTTTTCGCCGCCTTGCGCCAGACGACCCCTACCAGCAGGAATGACAGAACCGATGCGGCGATCCAGAATACCGATGCGACGCTGTAATCGTGTGTCGTGATGCCATCGACGACGGTTTTGTGCTTGTCGAGCAGGGCGCCGCTGATGATGTCCTGAATCCCCGCACCCACATAGCTGGCGATCCCGATGATCCCGAGCGCTGCGCCGCTGGCCCGGCGCGGGACCAGATCGACGGCCATCAAACCGCCCACGAAACAGATCAGGACCCCGATGGCGATGCCGAACAGGACCATGGCGAGGATGTTTACGAACATCCCGGAGCCAGAGTACAGGAACAGGCCGAGCGACACGGAACAAAGCACGCCGAACGTCACGGCGATACTGTAACGGCTCCCGTTGAACCATTTGTCGGACATCCATCCCGAAAAGACCGTCCCTGCGATGCCGAGAAAGGCGTTGACGGAGATGACCTGGGTCGCCGTCGCCAGCGGGAAGCCTTTGACCTCCTGAAGGAAGATGACGCCCCAGCCGTTTATGGCGTAGCGGCTGACGTACATGCAGGCGCTGGCCAGGGCGAGTATCCAGATGTAGGGATTTCTGAACGCGGCTTTCTGGGCCGTGCCGACCGATTCCCGTTCCACCTCCGTTTCGTCCCCGGCCTCGCCCGAGAGCACCTCCACCGGCGGCAGTCCCTTGCTTTCGGGCGTGTCGTGCAGGAAGAGCAGGATCACCGCCACGCCCATCGCTCCGGCAATGGCCGACCCGACGAATCCCCATTTCCATCCGGCGAGCCCCACGACGAGTCCCACGAAGACGAACGATATGGCTTCTCCTAAGTTGTGGCTGGCGCTGAAAAATCCGTAATAGGTGCCGCGCTTTTTGAGCGGATACCACCTCGACAGCGCGATGATCGCCGGGGCGGCGCCCATCGACTGGCTCCAGCCGTTGATACCCCACAGGACGGCGAAGACGACGAACAGGGTCGTCGTGGCGAGGGTCCCTCCGCCGGAGAACAGCCCCAGCAGTCCCACGCAGAGGTTGGCGATGAATGAAACCGTCAGTCCGGTCGCCATGAAGCGTTTGATGTTGCTGTGGTCGGCCAGCACGAAGGGGCATTCTTCCTCGATCCTGCCACGGGAAAGGCCGACATAGACTATGGCGACAACGCCTCCTACCTCGCCAGCACTTATTCCACCGTACTCTCGGGCGCCCCGATGCTGATAGCCGATTACGAACCTGTAGGCGAAACGTTTGCGGCAAATCCGGACAGCCTCGACCTGCGCACGCTCGACTACGAAGATTACCGCCGCCATCAGGGT
This Alistipes shahii WAL 8301 DNA region includes the following protein-coding sequences:
- a CDS encoding fibronectin type III domain-containing protein — protein: MKKIINLLLISFIAAGLTACWSEDIPEAGAARHQVTDLTATPGDEEVLLSWSLPEGWNPTDFIVYYTDADSETVTLRTGGEMNCTVGGLVNDTQYTFYVQAVYGKLVSNYVAAVGRPATTRFPVTDLTVDAGDSFVSLAWTKPATTVLSYTLSYYNEDTPDNVEQQTLDKDATSVTLDKLINDKNYYFSLTANYEKGASEPATAKAMPTLAIPYILDRDKAAKNQPITFSFNTEDYPTATDVKWTFPGDVVKEGTVVKYGLGTVGTQTVKLNATIDGNARSWTLEVEIREYVIYSTDWAQDGSNYNGFKGTCPVFSPDGKTVYIITFNKVSALYAFDVVTGNEKWRYLPTSKSGSYNMLTVNPVTGDIYYGTTSAGQFYAITPEGELKWIFSEAGSMKSAAPAVNANGTVVYICDALGKAFAIDAASGQKKWQFSAGDAGRGLLVNGSELLIGTQTDAFFVNIETGEQIAKVTLGCEMSDITGFAVNSDKTLAYFGGRNGYIGAVNIKTHEAIKSLVVEKDNPNLLYEPVVAPNGSVFAGSKNGSVYNVKGDLSAVNWEYVHTGSSLANAFNYSHPCVDSENRFYITSGQTSNTTYIFDASGNVVDSWTYESGDNNQKQMGGNNYLDGVIYSAFIGGSSKNGVFVGKYVGGERASSWSTHGGDICGSCCVK
- a CDS encoding RagB/SusD family nutrient uptake outer membrane protein, with the protein product MKPKYFLALGLLVLGLGSCGESFFEQYPSNNITEGNFYKTDDDFNQGVVACYAKLKTQMSFHLTEIGYRGDENVLESMAVSTQNRYDIDHFAETANNGILNDIWNAWYNGIYRCNDVLDHMTGAKIANYDKYRGECLFLRSWWYFNLYRVFGVVPITRTVVTPAAAKLIPRCTEEEMYTLLTEDLAEAARLLPPTPGPEKARVANIAAYTLLAKVYLTFGKPAEAKTALEEAMKNTSYGLESTTKKVFDVGNKMNREIIFALYYNKTNDNGHGYWYSANTDVLADINNPTPTFKAIYDSEKDNRLPLISSYTKIKDNLFAMTKWYDTYDATYTTQVGNDFPHLRYADVVLMYAEALAESGGSLGDALEWLNKTRTRAGLDELTTDEVKSLAEFRRELAAERGREFALEGHRWFDLVRLGLAVDYFREMGYSLDSHNLIFPIPQNQIEIVNNPSILWQNPGFN
- a CDS encoding SusC/RagA family TonB-linked outer membrane protein; the encoded protein is MNELNVLKRICRHLFLAVLLCAVSAATASAQVPTVTVDAKNVTIKELLQRIEANSQYTFAYIDADINPDKRVSVKAVNRSIASIIAEVLPNVNMEVKGLKIVLTAKRGGESQTRPAADAGRTVKGRVTDESGAPVIGATVILKGTTVGTATNATGEYAIDIRQADAVLVYSLIGYNKVEVALSEGQTQADVTLKSEAIAMDNVVVVGYGVQNKRDVTTAISSIKAEDFAAMPTADFRDAMAAKMPGVQVLTLGGQPDGNVSIRIRGIQSATSGNDPLYVIDGVPCDARAFSNLESSDIESLEVLKDASAAAIYGSRGSCGVILITTKRGEGERPVVSYDGQFSVSSVSKTIDMLNAYEFAKIFKEARDGAYLFNVPTGSIDDPYEDRPQTYHRVDPLITAYLQDKTGTMTDTDWQDAIFRTAYSTKHSVSVSGRTKTLGYYIGANYLYREGTIIGSDFERYSLRANIDGKRNRLKYGVSFSPSYSKTNYISSDTQYGDDGVIASALMAPPVFPVYNTDGSYNWDMNGFLRVNSWDTQTNEVLNPVALALEIDDVREKINILGNAYVSYEFIKGLEYKFTAGGDYYSYIRNYYRPSYIPLRGHKYYDDLSAPKAQNNMNSYFHWTISNQLSFNRTFGDHSVNAVAVYEAEKQGIQTSQIVGTGTAGDDKIRTTKGKTIDLTETYNNKYAYTFASWLVRAQYSYKGRYMVSASIRGDGSSRFAPNTRWGYFPAASVGWRMSDESFLRDVKWVDDLKIRASVGQTGNAQIGNSEYLALYGSTNIDLGNGLTSQVYPTQIANNDLGWEKNTQYNVGLDVSLWRGTLGFTADYYYSKTTDMLFDVPVSSVSGLTSSNVNIGSMQNKGIELALTSRRSFGDFSYAFAANWSLNRNKVLSLGDENADIIKESSYAGGYYLTRVGQPVGCYYLLVQDGIFHNQEELDSYPHFDTTTIGDFRFVDANGNGILEKDADRVIVGNYMPDFYYGFSVNLSYKGFDLAANFQGVYGNEILNLERRYLLNMEASSNMMKESLQRYPYGELNRATRKSSGNNGACTSTFHLEDGSYLRLQNLSLGYTFPDRWTRKAGISKLRIYVQGTNLFTWTDYSGYNPEVNKRSTDALRPGEDYCSYPLSRTFSVGVNFNL
- a CDS encoding FecR family protein, translated to MSKTERKRIIDHIFRHPETPEEIRQQFERWMLAREHDSGIDEILWDIWENHAAPASEEEDRRGLERLRASLRASRVRTLPRRVLRYAGMAAAVVLVFLGGYFAATQTLAPEKEVTLLTAKGHVGEFTLPDGTKVWLNGESRLKYNAEFSGRTRDVALTGEAFFEVRKDTLRPFRVSMNDLQVEVLGTSFDAMNYAFGSSEEIVLKTGSVKISGEHLRSPVTLRPDERFSLDRLSKRACVEKVDARNYSQWFSSRLIFDNTPLKDIIINLERRYNIEISLSSNISPEKRLSLVVCHEPLEDLMEVMSSLMSIRYRIDGNRVLITQR
- a CDS encoding BACON domain-containing protein, which gives rise to MKKQLLFIAVLLCACLAGSCKDDDPAAPDSLYMHSTSGTVEAAAGTQSVTIYTTCGWKATGDDWITIEPLSGGEKGIFAVHLSFGANDTGALRTGRVVFEAGTYSETYTLTQKAQ
- a CDS encoding RNA polymerase sigma-70 factor; this encodes MDCDEHIILKKLRDGDSEALDILYLRYASKVRDFAFRLLKDRTDAEDVTHDIFLKIWEQRRGLGAVLSFRGYLFRMTRNAIFNAYKHRQVESKYQAETGAAESPAAPQADESVSTDDLLEMIDLAVRNMPEQRRRVFCMSRYENMSYNDIAEALNISPKTVQYHISGALAELRKLLSAMAFFI